The Microbulbifer sp. YPW1 genome contains the following window.
GAAATGGGAAGCGGAGCGAAACCCGCATTGCTGTCCAATAGCATCAATACTCAAACTGCTCTCAAACAACAGCTTGCGCGCCTGTTGCAAACGCAGCTCACGATAAAAACGTGCTGGCAATACACCTCTCCGTCGACAGAATATCCGCTCGAGTTTTTTGACGGAGATATCGAGATAAGCCGCCAGCTCGCCGGTTTGCAAGGGCTCGGAAAGGTTACTGCGCATCAGCGCCAGGGCCTCGTCGAACAGGTGTCGGTCTTGCATTGCTGCCACAGGATTTCCCCAGACGTTAGTCGGAACGCTCCGCTGTCTGCGGTTGGCGATCAAACAACTGCCAGCGCCCCTTCGCCATCACGTGCGTAATCTGAAAGCGCTGTGGATCCACCAGGATCAGGTCGGCATCGCGTCCCGCAGCTACCTGCCCTTTGCGCTTGAGACCCAGCGCACGCGCCGGGTTACTGGTCACCACCTGCAGTGCCCGGGAGATCTCTACCTTTTCGCGCTGTACCGCACTGCGAAACTCGTCAAACAGGCTGGCGATCGCACCCACTTCCATATCGCGCAGCTCGCCGAGATCACAAAAGTTTGTGAGGGACCCCTGGGCATCAGAGGAAAACGTCAACTGATCCACTGGAGCGCCCTGCTCCAGCGCCATTGCCAGCGCCTGGCTCGCGCGCATTTCGCCACTGGCCAGAATCTCCTCGGTCGTAGACGTTGTGAAGTCGATGAAACCACCGGCGCGGGCAAACTCCACACCATGCTCCAGTAGCGAAGTATTGCGATTCATGTGTGTGGGATAAAACTGGGAAATGGGAATCTCAGAATGTTCCACCACATCGAACAGCGGTTGCAGACGCCCCGAACCATCGCCCACATGCACGCTGATCACACCGCCCTTCCCACTCAGCAGGCCGGCAACCCGAGCGTCTGCCGCAATGCGGATCAGCTCATCCCGCGAGGGGTGCGAAGATCGATGATCGGATATGGCGAGCTCGCCGACGCCGATTATGTTGTCCACCAGCATGATGTCGCTGCGTACGCTGCCGGTCAGCGTATTCACCGGCACCTGGTAGGAACCGGTTTGCATAAAGCAGGTAATACCCTGCGCCTCAAGGGCCTTGGCCTTGCCGAACAGTTCATTCAGGGTACGGGTAGTCGCATCGGTACCCAGAGCGCCCACAACGGTGGTTACCCCCGCGGCAATCGCATCCCGCACATCCAGTTCCGGTGTACGTGAGCCGAATCCGCCCTCGCCACCACCGCCGCTGATATGTACCAGAGTGTCAACAAGGCCCGGCATCAACCAGGCGCCGTCAGCATCCACTACCTGACCGACAGATTCCGGCAGGGTCAAATGCTGGTCGATCTTTGCCACGCGATCTCCGGCCACCAAGACATCACATCGGCCGAGGCTGCGCGGGGCGAAAACTTCCGCATTTTTAATCAGAGTGATTTGAGACATAAAAACTGCTTAAAATTTAAAAACCGGATACCGCGGCGATCAGCACCGCGAGCGACGCAAACAGGAACAGCATTCCCTGCAAGGGCAGCACAAAGCGCACCCATATGCCCCAGTCCAAACGCGCCGCACCCAGGCAACCCATCAGCGCCGCAGAGGTGGGCACCACAATATTGGTAAGTCCATCGCCGAGCTGAAATGCGAGCACCGCCGTCTGTCGCGTGACTCCCACCACATCGGCGAGCGGCGCCATGATCGGCATGGTCAACGCCGCCTGGCCGGATCCGGAAGTAATAAAGAAATTGAACACCGTCTGAAAAGCCAACATAAACCAGGCTGAGACAGCACCAGACACGTCCGCAAGGCTGCTGCCCGCAGTGTGTAGAATCGTATTCAGGATACTTGCCCCCTGGGGATCATCGCCCCCCAGCAACAGCACAATACCCTTGGCAAATGCCACAACCATGGCGGCGGGCAGCAATTGCTGAGCCCCCTCTTTGAACGCTGCGGCCGCTTTGTTCGCGGTCAGGCCATTAAGCCCAAACCCGATGGCCACCACAGCAATAACAATACCCAGGGTAAAAAACTGGCTGGCAATTTCAGGCAGGAAATAACTGCGCTCCACCACGCCCCAGATCATCCAGGCAATACCGGCACAGAACAGCAACAACACCCAGCCATCACCACGCACCATGGTCTGCAGGGCGTTTGCGGAAACCGCTTTATCCCGAAATACACGGTCAGACTCATAGGCCAGAGACCGCGAGGGCTGCCGCTGCACCCGGCGCGCGTAAAAGATCGTGTACCCCGCGAGCCCGCAGGTCGCCAGTAGCCACAGGGCCATACGCAAGCCGCTACCGGACATCAGGGGCACACCGGCAATTCCCTGGGCAATACTCACACCAAACGGGTTCATCCACGAGGTGGCAAAACCCACCTGTGTGGCAACATAGGTCACCAGCAGCGCGGTGATACTGTCATACCCCATGGAGACCAAAAGTGGCACCACTATCAGGGTAAAAGGAATCACCTCTTCCCCCATTCCGAAGACAGCGCCACCCAGGGAAAACAGAAAGCACAGAATCGCGAGATACCAGTGCCCGGCATCACGATTACGCGCAATTACCTGGAACAGGCCGCGCTCTACAGAGCCACTGGCAAATATCAGACCGAATGCGCCACCGGTAAGGAGAATAAACGCAAATACGCCGATAGATGCCCCCCACTTGCTACCAGACACCATGCCCTCGAAGGCAAAGTTGAGGAACCCGATACCACCGCCCTCGGCAAACAGCGACATACCCGCCGGTTCATCCGATGCTCTCTGATAGCTTTGTGGATCAATTACACTGCGCTCGACACCGTTGACCACCTGCGTGACGGTTTCGAAGGTACCTGCGGGAATCAGGAAGTTCAGAGCGAAAGCCAACAGTGCTACCGCCAGCAAAATCAGATAAGTATCTGGCATTGCCCAGGCTTTGTTCACCGTTTGTCCCTCTGCATCCGCAACATCGGCGCAGGAGGAATGGGTATCGCTTGTCTGCATAGGAGTACACCGCAGTAAAAGAAAAAGGGGTGGCGGGCGCAAACTGCGCGCCCGCCGGGATCAGGTCCTGTGAGACGCCGATCAGAACGCGTGGCCGTAGCTCAGGGTATAGAACCGTCCCATCGCGTTATGGTTAAAGTTATCCACGTTAGCACTGGTACCCAGCACCAGAGGCGGCTCTTCGTCCAGCAGGTTTTTGACCTGCAGGCTCAGCCAGCTACCGGTGTCGAAGTCTCGGCTAACGCTGAGATCGAAGGTCAGCCAGCTGTCGACTTCCACTCCGCCGTTTTCATCCATGTTTACTTTTGACAGGAAGTACTCAGCACCCGGCTCCATCAACGCATCCAGGGTGCGTTGAGACGGATCATCGGCATAGCTGTGGGTGTATCTGGCACTGAGGGTGGAAGACCAGTTCTCGTAGCGCCAGCGCAGGGAGCTGTTTGCCAGCCAGCGGGGGTAGGTGTACTCACCAGCCTCGCTGATCACGCCGGAGACTTCTGATGGCAACTTGTCAAATTGCGCCATATAGGTTCCATCCAGCGTAAAACGGAAGCTGCCCCAGTTTTCGGTATCCAAGTGTTGCGTAAAAGCAAGGTCAACACCACTGGTCTTCTGCCAGCCAAGATTGGTCAACTGGAAGTGGGCATCCACAACAATATTTCCAACCACTTCCAGGCCTGGCTGACCGGGCAACAGCTCACCGGCCTCCACTATCGGATACTCTCCCGCCAGTGCGCGTAAAATAAAGTCGTCTTGCTCAATGCCGATCAGGTTTTCGTGCTCGATATTCCAGTAGTCAATACTGATCTCGGTATCTTCCGTCGGCTTCAGCAGGAAGCCAGCGCCCCAGGTAGTGGCGGTTTCGGGCTTCAGATCGTCATTGCTCACATCTTCAGACAGCAAAGACTGACCATCGGCAGTGGGGTCACCATCACAGGCACCCGGTGTCGCCTCACAATCCACGGTATAGCTGGAAAGCAAGGTGCCAGCACCCACCTGCGCCAGCGAAGGCGCTCGGTAGGAGGTAGACCAGTTACTGCGGAAAATAACTGCATCATTAAATGCGTGGCGCAGCGCAACCTTCGGGTTGGCGTCTCCACCGAAACTGTCGTAATAGTCATATCGCAGTGCTAACTGGAGCTCGGTAGTTGCCGCCAGCGGAATCATCTGCTCGGTATACACTGCCCACTGGTTCCGCGAGGCATTGGCGGAAGTGGAGCTGAATCCGAGAATTGGCTCAGGATTATAGGTCGTTGATACTGCATCGGCAGCCGGCATATCGTTAACGGTCTCGCGGCGGAATTCACCCCCAATTGCCACCTGAATCGCGCCGGCAGGAAGCTCTATCCAACTTCCGGAAATATTTCCGTCAATCGCGTAAAGACTGGATTTACCACTGCGCTTGGCATCGGTGCGGACAAACTCGTCAATCGCATCCACCTGATCAGATTGACCATTGAACGGGTTGTACCATGCGGTGGTTTTACCAACATCTTCACAGGTTTCGCCAGCCCCATAGCTCGCGCTCGGACGCACCAGATCCAGGTCCCAACGATTCACGACCGTACCGTCAGTACACAAGTTGCCCAAGCTGGCGTTGTAAAAAGCTTCGGAGTTGTAAAGACCAGAAATGCCACGCTGTTCTGATTCACTGCGTCCCAGGTTGGCCGCCACTTCCCAGTTCCAATTGGATACTTCGCCACGCAAGCCAGTTACCAGACGAGTCGACTGCGACTCGACTTCAACTGCCCTTGCGTCCGGGAACTTCCCGTAAGCAAAAATCGGATAGCCATAGAAATCTGAAAAATCACTGGTAGGCGCGTCAGGACTGAAAGAACCCTCTTCCACGATATCCGCTTTCAATTGCTCTGGCCAAAGTGGGCTCTCCGGATCAAAGGGCGCTCGTGAAAAGTTGGCAGGAGAAGACGTACCGCGAGATGCCGTTGTCTGCAGCATCAAGGTGTTGAACCACTCGAGGTTGTCAGAAATATCGTAATTGAAGGTACCAACTACGCTCGCACTTTCGTACTCATCCTGAGTCGCAGCAATCGCGTTGGTATTGAACGCACAGTATTCACCGAAATCCCCAAAACCAAACTGATCCGCAGGACAGCCGTCCTCGTCGGGAGACTGGGTTTGATCGTAGTACATCGAATAGAAATCATTGAAGCTGGGGTAAATACCCTGCTGGCTCGGGCGCACGGAGTTCGCCGTCAATTTACGGTCGCGATCGTACATCGCATTGCGTGAAAACAGGTCCACTACCACCATGGTATGGCTGCGTTCGCCCTCGCGGCCCCATACCCAGTTCAGGTTGTACTTGCCTTCATCACTGCCAGCAGTGGAGTTACCGTGGGTCAGCGTGACTTCATTACCGGTAAAATCTTCACGCAGTACAAAGTTCACCACGCCCGCTACTGCGTCGGCGCCGTAGGTGGCAGCGGCGCCACTGGGCAACACTTCCACACGCTCGATAGCAGACAGGGGAATGGAGTTCACATCGACGAAGGACTCCTGCCCTTTGGCAAATGAACTGACGGATACACGGCGGCCGTTGACCAGTACCAGAGTGGAACTGGCACCCAGGCCACGCAGGGAAACACCGGCAGCGCCGACCGGAGTATTGCTGGATAGCGGCCCACCGGTTGCTGTAGAAAAGGTGCCGCTGCCGCCACCAGTCTGGCTCAGCTGCTGCAAAATTTCGATCGGTGACGTAGCGCCGGAGGCTTCGATATCGTCACGGTTGATCTGCACTACCTGTACCGCGCCCTCGGTATCCAGGCCCTTGATGTGAGTACCGGTAACCACCACCTCTTCTACGGTGGACTCCGCCGGTTGCGTCACTCCCTGCGCCATAACAAGCGCGCTGCCGCCCATCAGGGAGCAACCGACAGCCAATTTTACGGCCTTGCTTAAGGGAGATTTTTTCAACTGGGTTCTGTTATCCATTTTATGCCCTCCAGGAACCTGGTTCCTGTCTCTATTGGTTCTCTGTGATCTTCGTTTTGACCAGCGCCGTCCATCGACATCTGGCGATTTCGTTGAGGAAGAAAACCGGCGGCATTGCAGTGCAACCCAGTCACCGTACAGCGCGAACGACGCACGCAAATACGCCACGGACTGACACAGTAATTTGGGTAGGAGATTTAAGAACGGATAAATCCGACTTATAGCTTCCTTGCGCCCGCATACATTTTTTAATGGCTATGGCTATCTTGGATTTGCTGTTGAATACGAAAACATTCGCAACGAACATTCGCAACAATAGGCAGGAGAAACCAGACAGGAAAGCTCAAAAAATGCGGAGCCCCCGGTTAAACCGAGGCGGGGAAGCTACTCGTCAAACCACTCGCTGAGGTAGTAGTTGGAGGAGCAGCGCTCAATGGCAGCAATATTATTCATTTTGCTCTATATGCCTTGCACTTTGCGCTTGATGGTTGAAGCCCGATCAGCCGCTGTTACACCTACCAGCCAATCTTGATCTAATTTTTATCACGCTGAAAAAATACTGTAAAGCATTTCCGTTGAGTAATTTTATCTGCACATAGATCCCGGAGACAGCCGAATTAACTGCAACACGCCCGCGCCAAAGGAGCACTTTCTTTCGCGGAGACAAAAGGAATTTCAGGCCACAAAAGAAGACCGGGAAGGAATTGCCTTCCCGGTCTTCAGGTTTACCCACACTTTAATGCTCGAGAAAGTCGCGGCTTACTGGTAGGGCTGATTCAGATAAAAATTGGACGAACGACCGTCTATCCCGACCCGCTTCGGCGTAACATTGCTCGCTCCAGTGGATATATTGAATTGGTCGAACTCACTGAGCTTATAGCGCAACACATCCTCATAAACGACTGGCAATCCACATTGCGCCTGGGTCCGGGAAGTCTGCGCATCCTCCTGCAAAACGTAGACGTTACCAGCCCCGTCCACTACCCCGCTGCCATCCGGGGTGAAGAAAATAGAGGTCGCCTCATCTACACCGACCCCCTGGATACCTGCGGGAAGGCCCGCCATAAATGCCATCAGCCGGCCCATGCGATCGCGCTCGGCAAAATGGGTATCGACAATCACGCCCTGCATGATGGCAGTACTCAGAAAGCCTGAAGAAATATTGATGTATTCGTGGCACAAGTCGGTGACAGCCTCCGACGAATAAGCGCCGAGCACGCCATCGGGATCGTAGATGGATTCCGACTGCACCGCGGCACCGGCCGATGTGCCCCCAAGAACGCCGCCACGGGCCATTACCTGATCCAACGCCTGCTGCAACGCAGTGCCCTGCCACTGATTGAGATAGTCTGACTGGTCTCCACCGGCGATCCAGACAAATTCTGCAGAATTCACCGCCCAGGTAACATAGTCATCATTGGCGTGCTGAGGGCGATCGACAATGAGGGTTTCCACGGAATCCGCATTCAGCAAACCCATGAGGTAATCGTTGTAGCCATCGCTGCCACTGGTGCGCAGCACCACAACGTCGCCACCGCCAATCAACGGCTCAACCCTGCGCGTAAAGGCCGCATCCACATCGCTGCCACCGCCCATTACCAGAAGCCCGCCAGCGCCCTGCTCCACACAGACATCCGCTTCGCTGCCAGTCATATAACGGGTAAGGCCGCCGGGTTTATCGGGGCGCGCACCCAGCTCGCAGGTACCACCACCGCTACTGCCGCCACTACTGCCACCGCTGCTACTTCCTCCCCCACTACTTCCACCGGTATCGGGGATACCGTCGACGGTGAGGGTGTAATCACCGCGGCCGCTGTATCGGGTTACCTTGAGCGTATACAGCCCGCTGCCATCGACATAGACGCTGGCAGCTTCCGGTCGATCACCGGTTTCCGCGCTGTAGAGTCGCTGGGAGGCATCGTACAGGTGCCAATCGAAGTCATCGCCACTGGAATGATCCAGGGAAATGTCCAGATTCGCCGGGGAATCGACATTGAAGTAGTACCAGTCCTGATCACGTCGATTGGCAATATTCCCCGCAACCGCCTGGGCGGAACACAGCGGGCCATCGGCATCGGACTCGGCGTCATTTGATTCACTTTCCGCAGACACACAGGCAAATGCGCCGTTACTTAACACGGAAAACAACAATACAGGTATCAGTTTACTTCCCATGGTTGGCTCCTTGAGGCTTGTTTATTTTTATTGCCGAACAAGGGTACCCAAGGGATCGACCCCGAACATCGAATTCGGGGCCGATGGGAAAAAACAGTCAAGTTTGGGAAAAAACAGAACAGTTTGCCGCGCGGAATCAAATACCGCAGTCGAGCGCATCCAGCAGCATATGCGTGACCAGACCGATACCCAGCCAGCGTATAGGCTTCCAGGGCAAAAACATCATGGCCCCGTAGAAAGAGATGGGAAACATTTTATGCAGGGGGTGGAAATTGATGCTGCAGCGGCCTGGATCGTAAATCGGGGAAGCCAGTAAATGGTCGAGATCCACCAGGTTGGCAGCCAGCATCACCAGTGCCGCCTTTTTCCAGTCGTCGCGAAAGAAAAACCACGCGATTGCCAGTGGAATCAGGACATGTAAAACAATATGGATATAGCTGAACATCAAGACGGCATCAATTCTTCGGCGGAAATAGAACCCAGGCCCTCTTCGATGTCCTGGCGTATGGCGGTGCGGACCTTCTGCTCATCGCCACTGGCGATGGCGGCAATCAGGTCCTGATGTCGGTCCGGCAGCTCCTGAACACCAAAACGCTGAAATACCAGATGCTGTAGCGGCGCGGTCTGCAGCCACAGGCTTTCGATCAGCGACAGAATGATGTGCGGGCGGCCGAGGCGATAGAGAGTAAAGTGAAACTCCAGGTTGGCGGTGACATATTCCTGGATATCTTTTTTATCGAGAGAGGCTGTCACCCGGTCATCCAGGGCCTTCAACACTGCCAGTTCTTCTTCACCGACGAACGGCAACGCCTGGGCCGCAGCCTGACACTCCAGTGCCACCCGCGCCGCACAGATTTCATCCAGCTTTTCGCGGGTCATGGTCGGCACAGTGACACGTCGGGTATCCGACAGCTCCAGCGCGCGCTCAGAGGTCAGCCGGCGCAGCGCCTCTCGCACCGGCATCGGGCTGCAATCCAGATCTGCAGCGAGACCGCGAATGGTAATCGCCCTGCCTGGCAGGAACTGGCCGCGCAGTATGGCGTCGCGCACCTGATAGTAGACTCGCTCCTGGGTGGTGCGGAACTCTTCCTGTGGCTCGGTAAACTCGGCGTTTCTCAATGGCGGCCCCGTAGTACTGGTGTCGAAAAGTGCCCGGAAGTGCTCGCCGCACCCCTCAGGCAGACATCGCCAGGGCCAATTTGTGTGGCGCCTGATCGCTGCCGACCGCAATCAGTGCATCGGCAATGGCACCAGTTTGCCACATTTCAAAGAAATCCTCCGCTACCTGCTTGCCGGCCTCGGTCACCGCATTCCAGTATTTGAGGCGCTCCTCGGTCGAAAGCTTCACAAAATCGTCCCGATCGGGGATCTTGCCGAAGGGCAATTTGGCCACCCACGCGGGAGAGGGTGCCACCAGGATCACATTGTCCATGGCCCCACCGCGCACCCAGCGCCAGCGGAAACTCTTGTCGAACCAGCCCGGCACCATATACGGGAAGAAGTGCGGATACAGCACCAGCCCCTGCGGATGCTGGAAGCCGAGGTCGAAATGGTAGTCGGTGATGCCGCCGTCCCGATAATTGCCCGCCGGTGCCCCCGTCGGGGTGGGCACGCCGGCCATCACCAGCGGGATGGAGCCTGATGCCAGCACGGCAGGGCACACATTTTCCGCAACGAGTGGCGTGTTGACCGTAGAGAGATTGCGGAAGGCGACAGATGGCGCCTCGCCGGAGTGGAACACAACCCGGTCCCAGAAGGCTCGCAGGGTGCGGCGGCTCACGGCATTGGCCAGCGCCGATGCCAGCAGCGCGGGTGCCAGCACAGCCTTGTTATCGCTGCCAAGGGGGCCGCGTCCCCGCACGGTAACAAAATGGCTGCGCCATACGGGATTGGCCGCCACCTGGGCTGCGCCCTCCTCCCCCAGCACATCGAGCAGGATCTTCTCGCCGGCAGCGGTAATCTCACCCGGCGTGGGTCGCTCACTGGCATAGGTCTGGTTTACGTAGCCGTATTCCAGCTTTTCCAGGGACGCCATGGGGTCAGAGGTGGCGTAACACATATTGCGGAAACTGCCGATGGAAGACCCCAGTGTCGCGATGGGATCCTTGCGGCCGCGAAAAAATTCGCCGATCAACACGCGATCGAGCTGGCTAATGGACAGCCACTTGGGGCCGCCGGAGGCGCCCACCAGGGTGGACACCATCTGCTGCTGCAGACCTTCCTCGCGCACCCTGCGCGCGGCACTGGCCCCGGCCAGCACAACACAATTCTCGAATTTTTTCGCTTTCGCCATCTTTGCGCCCACAAACTACTGTCTTTCGTGATTACCGCTCGCCAGTGATTACCACTCGCCGGTGTTTTCCATTGAAGCCCACGGCTCCTGGGGCTCGAGCGCATCGCCCTTCTGCAGCAGCTCAATGGAGATATTGTCCGGCGAGCGCACGAAAGCCATATGACCGTCGCGGGGTGGTCGATTAATGGTCACCCCCATATCCATCAGGCGCTGGCAGGTTTCGTAGATATTGTCCACGCGGTACGCCAGATGACCGAAGTTGCGGCCGCCGGTATAGGTTTCCGGGTCCCAGTTGTAGGTGAGCTCGAGACACGGGCGCTTGTCGCCATTGGCAGTATCTGCATCGCCCGGGGCGGCAAGAAATACCAGGGTAAAGCGTCCCTTTTCGTAATCATTGCGGGTTACCTCGTAAAGGCCCAGCTTGTCGCAATAAAATTCCAGAGATTTCTCAAGGTCGGTGACTCGCACCATAGTGTGCAAATATTCCACTGCATCGCCTCCTTTGGGGGATTACAATCCCAGTACATCAATCAGGATGACTACTTTAGCCACCCGCCACAAAGTTACCAGAGCGAAATGTACCAAAAATACTATCGACAGTTTTTACAGGCTGCCCAAAAGGCGGTCTCTCCGGATTGCGACTTACCGGTTTTGCACATGGCGTGCCACTCCCACCACTACTGGCCCGATGTGACCCTCGACGCCGTCAATGCCTACTGGCAGGACGCCGCCGAGATGGCGGACAGCAAATGGGACAAGATATTCGGCGAGAAGATACCGGCCTTCCAGCGCGGTATAGCAAGTACCCTGAACCTCCCGGATCCGGCACAGATTGCCCTGGCGCCCAACACCCACGAGCTGATCTACCGGCTACTCAGCGCTTTCGACCTGAGCAAGCCACTGCGCATCCTGACCACGGATGGCGAATTCTACAGCTTTGCCCGTCAGTTGATGCGCCTGGAGGAACTGTCCAATGTGGAGGTGGAACGCATTCCCACGGAGCCCTTCGACACCCTGCCCCAGCGCTTTGAGCAGGCACTGCACAGCGGAGACTACCAGCTGGCCTACGCCAGCCAGGTCTTTTTCGATTCCGGCGTGGCCTTCCCCGGCCTGCTGGAGCTGGCCGCGCGCAAGCCGGAAGGTACCGAGATGGTAATTGATGGCTACCACGCTTTCTTCGCCCGCCCTACCGACCTCAGCGCCATCG
Protein-coding sequences here:
- the yfcC gene encoding putative basic amino acid antiporter YfcC, with the translated sequence MQTSDTHSSCADVADAEGQTVNKAWAMPDTYLILLAVALLAFALNFLIPAGTFETVTQVVNGVERSVIDPQSYQRASDEPAGMSLFAEGGGIGFLNFAFEGMVSGSKWGASIGVFAFILLTGGAFGLIFASGSVERGLFQVIARNRDAGHWYLAILCFLFSLGGAVFGMGEEVIPFTLIVVPLLVSMGYDSITALLVTYVATQVGFATSWMNPFGVSIAQGIAGVPLMSGSGLRMALWLLATCGLAGYTIFYARRVQRQPSRSLAYESDRVFRDKAVSANALQTMVRGDGWVLLLFCAGIAWMIWGVVERSYFLPEIASQFFTLGIVIAVVAIGFGLNGLTANKAAAAFKEGAQQLLPAAMVVAFAKGIVLLLGGDDPQGASILNTILHTAGSSLADVSGAVSAWFMLAFQTVFNFFITSGSGQAALTMPIMAPLADVVGVTRQTAVLAFQLGDGLTNIVVPTSAALMGCLGAARLDWGIWVRFVLPLQGMLFLFASLAVLIAAVSGF
- a CDS encoding DUF6122 family protein translates to MFSYIHIVLHVLIPLAIAWFFFRDDWKKAALVMLAANLVDLDHLLASPIYDPGRCSINFHPLHKMFPISFYGAMMFLPWKPIRWLGIGLVTHMLLDALDCGI
- a CDS encoding GntR family transcriptional regulator is translated as MRNAEFTEPQEEFRTTQERVYYQVRDAILRGQFLPGRAITIRGLAADLDCSPMPVREALRRLTSERALELSDTRRVTVPTMTREKLDEICAARVALECQAAAQALPFVGEEELAVLKALDDRVTASLDKKDIQEYVTANLEFHFTLYRLGRPHIILSLIESLWLQTAPLQHLVFQRFGVQELPDRHQDLIAAIASGDEQKVRTAIRQDIEEGLGSISAEELMPS
- a CDS encoding VOC family protein — translated: MEYLHTMVRVTDLEKSLEFYCDKLGLYEVTRNDYEKGRFTLVFLAAPGDADTANGDKRPCLELTYNWDPETYTGGRNFGHLAYRVDNIYETCQRLMDMGVTINRPPRDGHMAFVRSPDNISIELLQKGDALEPQEPWASMENTGEW
- a CDS encoding Type 1 glutamine amidotransferase-like domain-containing protein; its protein translation is MGSKLIPVLLFSVLSNGAFACVSAESESNDAESDADGPLCSAQAVAGNIANRRDQDWYYFNVDSPANLDISLDHSSGDDFDWHLYDASQRLYSAETGDRPEAASVYVDGSGLYTLKVTRYSGRGDYTLTVDGIPDTGGSSGGGSSSGGSSGGSSGGGTCELGARPDKPGGLTRYMTGSEADVCVEQGAGGLLVMGGGSDVDAAFTRRVEPLIGGGDVVVLRTSGSDGYNDYLMGLLNADSVETLIVDRPQHANDDYVTWAVNSAEFVWIAGGDQSDYLNQWQGTALQQALDQVMARGGVLGGTSAGAAVQSESIYDPDGVLGAYSSEAVTDLCHEYINISSGFLSTAIMQGVIVDTHFAERDRMGRLMAFMAGLPAGIQGVGVDEATSIFFTPDGSGVVDGAGNVYVLQEDAQTSRTQAQCGLPVVYEDVLRYKLSEFDQFNISTGASNVTPKRVGIDGRSSNFYLNQPYQ
- a CDS encoding TonB-dependent siderophore receptor, with amino-acid sequence MDNRTQLKKSPLSKAVKLAVGCSLMGGSALVMAQGVTQPAESTVEEVVVTGTHIKGLDTEGAVQVVQINRDDIEASGATSPIEILQQLSQTGGGSGTFSTATGGPLSSNTPVGAAGVSLRGLGASSTLVLVNGRRVSVSSFAKGQESFVDVNSIPLSAIERVEVLPSGAAATYGADAVAGVVNFVLREDFTGNEVTLTHGNSTAGSDEGKYNLNWVWGREGERSHTMVVVDLFSRNAMYDRDRKLTANSVRPSQQGIYPSFNDFYSMYYDQTQSPDEDGCPADQFGFGDFGEYCAFNTNAIAATQDEYESASVVGTFNYDISDNLEWFNTLMLQTTASRGTSSPANFSRAPFDPESPLWPEQLKADIVEEGSFSPDAPTSDFSDFYGYPIFAYGKFPDARAVEVESQSTRLVTGLRGEVSNWNWEVAANLGRSESEQRGISGLYNSEAFYNASLGNLCTDGTVVNRWDLDLVRPSASYGAGETCEDVGKTTAWYNPFNGQSDQVDAIDEFVRTDAKRSGKSSLYAIDGNISGSWIELPAGAIQVAIGGEFRRETVNDMPAADAVSTTYNPEPILGFSSTSANASRNQWAVYTEQMIPLAATTELQLALRYDYYDSFGGDANPKVALRHAFNDAVIFRSNWSTSYRAPSLAQVGAGTLLSSYTVDCEATPGACDGDPTADGQSLLSEDVSNDDLKPETATTWGAGFLLKPTEDTEISIDYWNIEHENLIGIEQDDFILRALAGEYPIVEAGELLPGQPGLEVVGNIVVDAHFQLTNLGWQKTSGVDLAFTQHLDTENWGSFRFTLDGTYMAQFDKLPSEVSGVISEAGEYTYPRWLANSSLRWRYENWSSTLSARYTHSYADDPSQRTLDALMEPGAEYFLSKVNMDENGGVEVDSWLTFDLSVSRDFDTGSWLSLQVKNLLDEEPPLVLGTSANVDNFNHNAMGRFYTLSYGHAF
- a CDS encoding helix-turn-helix domain-containing protein, with the translated sequence MQDRHLFDEALALMRSNLSEPLQTGELAAYLDISVKKLERIFCRRRGVLPARFYRELRLQQARKLLFESSLSIDAIGQQCGFRSASHFSRCFKEYCGRSPREERTLGERETVTADRFRLKASASEFFRVESSL
- the iadA gene encoding beta-aspartyl-peptidase; the encoded protein is MSQITLIKNAEVFAPRSLGRCDVLVAGDRVAKIDQHLTLPESVGQVVDADGAWLMPGLVDTLVHISGGGGEGGFGSRTPELDVRDAIAAGVTTVVGALGTDATTRTLNELFGKAKALEAQGITCFMQTGSYQVPVNTLTGSVRSDIMLVDNIIGVGELAISDHRSSHPSRDELIRIAADARVAGLLSGKGGVISVHVGDGSGRLQPLFDVVEHSEIPISQFYPTHMNRNTSLLEHGVEFARAGGFIDFTTSTTEEILASGEMRASQALAMALEQGAPVDQLTFSSDAQGSLTNFCDLGELRDMEVGAIASLFDEFRSAVQREKVEISRALQVVTSNPARALGLKRKGQVAAGRDADLILVDPQRFQITHVMAKGRWQLFDRQPQTAERSD